The Streptomyces achromogenes genome window below encodes:
- a CDS encoding Lrp/AsnC family transcriptional regulator, which translates to MDAIDQAIVRCVLRDARATYAQIGRAAGLSAPAAKRRLDRLVATGAIRGFTALVDPQALAWHTEAFVEVYCTGNPTPAELRRAMEDIPEVVEACTVSGAADAVVHMLARDITHLEQAIQRVRATAPVERTESAIVLSRLLNRPRL; encoded by the coding sequence ATGGACGCCATCGACCAAGCAATCGTCCGCTGCGTGCTGCGCGACGCCCGCGCCACGTACGCCCAGATCGGCAGGGCGGCCGGGTTGTCCGCGCCGGCAGCCAAGCGGCGTCTCGACCGCCTGGTGGCCACGGGTGCGATCCGCGGTTTCACCGCTCTCGTCGATCCTCAGGCGCTGGCCTGGCACACCGAGGCTTTCGTCGAGGTCTACTGCACCGGGAACCCCACCCCCGCCGAACTGCGCCGCGCTATGGAGGATATTCCGGAGGTCGTCGAAGCCTGTACCGTCTCCGGAGCCGCCGACGCCGTCGTCCACATGCTCGCCAGAGACATCACCCACCTGGAGCAGGCCATCCAGCGCGTGCGCGCCACCGCTCCTGTCGAGCGGACCGAGAGCGCCATCGTGCTCTCCCGGCTGCTGAACCGCCCTCGCCTGTGA
- a CDS encoding IS5 family transposase (programmed frameshift): MRRHELTDQEWELLAPLIPRAATGRPRVSDRQVINGMVYKIRTGISWRDLPERYGPWQTVYTRFRRYALDGVFTRALQQIQACADAAGDIDWLVQIDSTIVRAHQHAAATGPKGGSTAREPDDHALGRSRGGLTTKIHLACDGRGRPLAVLLTPGQRHDSICARPLLERIRVPRTGQGRPRCRPDQIVADKAYSSRGFRAYLRKRGITCTIPEKNDQRRHRHNRGRHGGRPPAFDRQIYRRRNVVERCFNQLKSFRGIATRYDKTATSYEAAVSLASFLLWARSV, encoded by the exons ATACGCCGCCATGAACTCACCGATCAGGAGTGGGAGTTACTCGCTCCACTCATACCGCGGGCCGCGACAGGTCGTCCGCGGGTGTCGGACCGGCAGGTCATCAACGGGATGGTCTACAAGATCCGGACCGGGATCTCCTGGCGTGACCTGCCGGAACGCTATGGGCCGTGGCAGACGGTCTACACCCGCTTCCGCCGCTACGCCCTGGACGGCGTGTTCACCCGGGCTCTCCAACAGATCCAAGCGTGCGCTGACGCGGCCGGCGACATCGACTGGCTCGTCCAGATCGACTCCACCATCGTCCGGGCCCACCAGCACGCCGCCGCCACCGGCCCAAAAGGGGGATCCACAGCCCGG GAACCGGACGATCACGCCCTCGGCCGGTCCCGAGGCGGACTGACCACCAAAATCCACCTCGCCTGCGACGGCCGCGGCCGTCCCCTCGCCGTTCTGCTGACCCCAGGCCAACGCCACGACAGCATCTGCGCACGCCCCCTCCTGGAACGCATCCGCGTACCGCGAACCGGCCAGGGCCGGCCCCGCTGCAGACCCGACCAGATCGTCGCCGACAAGGCCTACAGTTCCCGCGGCTTCCGCGCCTACCTGCGCAAACGCGGCATCACGTGCACCATCCCGGAGAAGAACGACCAGCGGCGACACCGCCACAACCGCGGCCGTCACGGAGGCAGGCCACCGGCATTCGACCGGCAGATCTACCGCCGACGCAACGTCGTCGAACGCTGCTTCAACCAGCTCAAAAGCTTCCGTGGCATCGCCACCAGATACGACAAGACCGCCACCTCCTACGAAGCAGCGGTCAGTCTCGCGTCATTCCTGCTCTGGGCAAGATCCGTTTGA
- a CDS encoding SMI1/KNR4 family protein: MTEPPLTEAEIVEAERDLGVSFPEEYRTYLREVSAGGALFRLERMGRGWWWAGNEKWRRELLAVPFPHPDSYAESDDELMGREPQAESFDDDAEHGTAWRSWADEADRFEDLKTAGAVVIQEHGCGFSTLLALTGSLAGTVWWDGRATCDRIVPLSLDHVTGARPVQFSEWLDHGSWALLPPDWGPRLASAPVVHR, translated from the coding sequence CTGACGGAGCCACCTCTCACTGAAGCTGAGATCGTCGAGGCCGAACGTGATCTCGGTGTGTCCTTTCCCGAGGAGTACCGGACGTATCTGCGCGAGGTGAGCGCGGGCGGGGCGCTCTTCCGGCTTGAGCGGATGGGGCGTGGTTGGTGGTGGGCCGGCAATGAGAAGTGGCGGCGCGAGCTGCTGGCCGTTCCCTTTCCGCATCCCGACTCCTATGCCGAGAGCGACGACGAACTGATGGGGCGTGAGCCACAGGCTGAATCATTCGATGACGACGCCGAGCATGGGACAGCCTGGCGTTCCTGGGCCGACGAGGCCGACAGGTTCGAGGACCTGAAGACGGCCGGTGCGGTGGTCATCCAGGAGCACGGCTGCGGCTTTTCCACCCTGTTGGCGCTGACCGGCTCGCTGGCTGGCACCGTGTGGTGGGACGGACGGGCTACTTGTGATCGGATCGTCCCGCTCTCTTTGGACCACGTCACTGGCGCCCGGCCCGTCCAATTCTCGGAGTGGTTGGACCACGGTTCATGGGCTTTGTTGCCGCCGGACTGGGGGCCACGCCTTGCATCAGCCCCTGTTGTTCACCGCTAG
- a CDS encoding FAD-binding oxidoreductase, producing MTATHHHHTPDLFALSDVRGPVLRPGNEGYDAEVAAFNLAARHAPDVVVGATGADDVVRAMRWAAATGTPVAVQATGHGANFPVDGGLLINTARMTDVLIDVEARTATVGAGVKWRLLLEASVPHGLAALNGSATDAGVVGYILGGGLPLLGRAYGFASDLVHSFQVVTPDGTLHETDADHEPDLFWALRGGKGNVGVVTSLVTGLVPLSRVVGGGIYCAGEHAESLLRAYADWAPTVPPEMCTGFTLLRLPPMPIIPEAMRGRFLARVAVAWTGDAAEADVLLAPLRAAAPVEFDTVADLDYRKVDEIYQDPQDPIPARECCALLRDLTPEAVDTLLEQAGPDAGEDYPLLMVELRHMGGRLAEPAPVEDAVCARDAAYLLESVGVLAGPEAAAAVEAATAALYTAMTPYGTGRTMVNLHGAPGDDTDRARAWTPAIHDRLRRTKTTYDPQNLLRYGHTVPLR from the coding sequence ATGACCGCCACGCACCATCACCACACCCCCGACCTGTTCGCCCTGTCTGACGTGCGCGGCCCGGTGCTGCGCCCGGGGAACGAGGGCTACGACGCCGAGGTCGCCGCCTTCAACCTGGCGGCCCGGCACGCGCCCGACGTCGTCGTGGGTGCGACAGGTGCAGACGACGTCGTCAGAGCTATGCGCTGGGCCGCCGCCACCGGCACCCCCGTCGCCGTCCAGGCCACCGGACACGGCGCCAACTTTCCTGTGGACGGCGGACTGTTGATCAACACCGCCCGGATGACCGACGTACTCATCGACGTCGAGGCGCGCACTGCGACCGTCGGCGCCGGTGTGAAGTGGCGGCTGCTGCTGGAGGCCTCGGTCCCGCACGGCCTCGCCGCGCTCAACGGCTCCGCGACGGACGCCGGGGTGGTTGGATACATCCTGGGGGGCGGGCTGCCGCTGCTCGGCCGGGCCTACGGCTTCGCCTCCGACCTGGTCCACTCCTTCCAGGTCGTCACCCCGGACGGCACCCTGCACGAGACGGACGCCGACCACGAGCCCGACCTGTTCTGGGCGCTGCGCGGCGGCAAGGGGAACGTGGGCGTGGTGACGTCCCTGGTCACCGGGTTGGTACCACTGAGCCGCGTCGTCGGCGGGGGCATCTACTGCGCCGGCGAGCACGCCGAGTCCCTGTTGCGCGCCTACGCGGACTGGGCGCCCACTGTGCCACCCGAGATGTGCACCGGCTTCACCCTGCTGCGGCTGCCCCCGATGCCGATCATCCCCGAAGCGATGCGCGGCCGCTTCCTCGCCCGCGTCGCGGTCGCCTGGACCGGCGACGCGGCCGAGGCGGATGTCCTGCTGGCACCGCTGCGTGCGGCCGCGCCGGTCGAGTTCGACACGGTGGCCGACCTGGACTACCGCAAGGTCGACGAGATCTACCAGGACCCGCAGGACCCCATCCCCGCCCGCGAGTGCTGCGCGCTGCTGCGCGACCTGACCCCCGAGGCCGTGGACACCCTTCTGGAGCAGGCAGGCCCGGACGCGGGTGAGGACTACCCGCTTCTCATGGTCGAACTGCGTCACATGGGCGGCCGACTGGCCGAACCGGCTCCCGTCGAGGACGCGGTCTGCGCCCGCGACGCCGCGTACCTGCTGGAATCGGTCGGCGTCCTGGCAGGCCCGGAGGCCGCCGCCGCGGTGGAGGCGGCCACGGCCGCCCTGTACACCGCGATGACCCCGTACGGCACGGGCCGCACAATGGTCAACCTGCACGGCGCCCCGGGCGACGACACCGACCGCGCCCGTGCCTGGACCCCAGCGATCCACGACCGTCTGCGCCGCACGAAAACGACGTATGACCCACAGAACCTGCTGCGCTACGGCCACACCGTGCCCCTGCGATAG
- a CDS encoding tetratricopeptide repeat protein yields MTDDRAEAAYRARDRYAETGDPQAAREAVELLRTLAREEHVAAHMDELGGALLDLFEAEGEFAVLAEALEVHEEHVRLARDADSLNNLGNCLRVCHDETGDEHLLERAREVLEEAAELSPANATVADNLGLVLTDLYGAEGEPALLDRALELHTRAVLHGAAEDPNHLLHVTNLASAHMHRYDRAGDPADLDAWAEGCARAVALTPAGSPNLPLRQANLALALLERHARRGSPADLADAVHAARRAHDTSPADAADRARQSGVLANALIRRYHEEGDPGDMDEATVLLRAATADRPQGHSNSPHLWNNLARTLLERYERDADPAELEEAVEAAEHAVDLLDGPEPLLPLCLNTLGTVFTARYLHHGDEEDLERAVACLERCAQLTDESAPALPGRLTTLAVALAHRYEHTREIADLDRSVGLFDTVAELRPERPGPADLNNRARGRIRRHHRTGDPGDLAFALDQLEALVAATPERAPGLPLYLENLAEALRLRHESTGAADDLERAVAALRRALRLLPPRASRRPDLLGGLGNALLDRFGVTGSVVDLDEAVALHREAVAALPADAPGRAGALNDLANAVRERHQHLDAPHDLDEAVALLNTAVALAGRTTPDRPVFLDNLGNALMDRYERDADPGDLETGLAAHAEALDLLPASAPERGRIAANTGGALWRRWRLNGARADLDEAIALLREAVDATPPASPDRPLRLNNLGCFLRDLHGLTGTEDDRRTAAAALEEACRSGAERGPRWALEAARNWGSWATARGAWPEAAAAYRFGLDALRTAYRGQGMRLHRESWLRIADRLPADAAEAYLRAGDVPGAVRALEAGRAVLLSEALLTGDAALERLVAAGHGAVADRYRRLVDRLARLENPRDDTRSHPAGRPR; encoded by the coding sequence GTGACCGACGACCGGGCCGAGGCGGCGTACCGGGCACGTGACCGGTATGCCGAGACGGGTGATCCGCAGGCGGCCCGCGAGGCCGTGGAACTGCTGCGGACGCTGGCGCGGGAGGAGCATGTCGCCGCACATATGGATGAGTTGGGCGGTGCGCTGCTCGATCTCTTCGAGGCGGAAGGCGAGTTCGCGGTGCTCGCCGAGGCACTGGAGGTGCACGAGGAGCATGTGCGGCTCGCCCGGGACGCCGACTCGCTCAACAACCTGGGCAACTGCCTGCGCGTCTGCCACGACGAGACCGGTGACGAGCATCTGCTGGAACGGGCGCGGGAGGTACTCGAGGAAGCCGCCGAGTTGTCCCCGGCGAACGCCACGGTCGCGGACAACCTCGGTCTCGTCCTGACGGACCTGTACGGCGCCGAGGGCGAACCCGCGCTGCTCGACCGCGCCCTGGAGCTGCACACGCGTGCCGTGCTGCACGGCGCCGCCGAGGATCCCAACCACCTGCTGCACGTGACGAATCTGGCCTCCGCCCACATGCACCGCTACGACCGCGCCGGCGATCCGGCCGATCTCGACGCCTGGGCCGAGGGCTGCGCACGGGCGGTGGCGCTCACCCCCGCCGGATCCCCGAACCTGCCGCTGCGGCAGGCCAATCTGGCCCTCGCCCTGCTGGAGCGCCACGCCCGACGCGGCTCTCCCGCCGATCTGGCCGACGCCGTGCACGCCGCCCGGCGGGCCCACGACACGAGTCCCGCCGACGCGGCCGACAGGGCCCGGCAGTCCGGTGTCCTCGCGAACGCGCTGATCCGGAGGTACCACGAGGAAGGCGATCCGGGGGACATGGACGAGGCGACCGTCCTGCTGCGCGCCGCCACCGCGGATCGTCCCCAGGGGCACTCCAATTCGCCGCACCTCTGGAACAACCTCGCCCGCACCCTCCTGGAGCGCTACGAACGCGACGCGGACCCTGCCGAGTTGGAGGAGGCCGTCGAGGCAGCGGAGCACGCGGTGGACCTGCTCGACGGGCCCGAACCGCTGCTGCCGCTCTGTCTGAACACGCTCGGCACGGTGTTCACCGCGCGCTATCTGCACCACGGCGACGAGGAGGACCTGGAGCGGGCCGTGGCCTGTCTGGAGCGGTGCGCCCAGCTTACCGACGAGTCGGCCCCGGCTCTGCCCGGCAGGCTGACCACTCTGGCCGTCGCGCTGGCGCACCGCTACGAGCACACGCGGGAGATCGCCGATCTCGACCGTTCCGTCGGCCTGTTCGACACGGTCGCCGAGCTGCGCCCCGAGCGCCCCGGTCCCGCAGACCTCAACAACCGCGCGCGCGGCAGGATCCGGCGCCACCACCGCACCGGGGACCCCGGGGACCTGGCGTTCGCGCTGGACCAGCTGGAAGCGCTGGTGGCGGCCACGCCCGAACGGGCCCCCGGTCTCCCGCTGTACCTGGAGAACCTGGCCGAGGCCCTGCGGCTGCGGCACGAGTCCACCGGGGCGGCCGACGACCTGGAGCGGGCCGTGGCGGCGCTGCGCCGGGCCCTGCGGCTGCTGCCGCCGCGGGCTTCCCGGCGGCCGGACCTGCTGGGCGGTCTGGGCAACGCGCTGCTCGACCGGTTCGGCGTGACGGGCTCGGTCGTGGACCTCGACGAGGCGGTCGCCCTGCACCGCGAGGCAGTCGCCGCACTCCCCGCGGACGCGCCGGGCCGCGCCGGCGCCCTCAACGACCTGGCGAACGCCGTGCGGGAGCGCCATCAGCACCTCGACGCGCCGCACGACCTGGACGAGGCGGTCGCCCTGCTGAACACGGCGGTCGCCCTGGCCGGACGCACTACCCCCGACCGGCCGGTGTTCCTCGACAACCTCGGCAACGCCCTCATGGACCGCTACGAGCGCGACGCCGACCCGGGCGACCTCGAGACGGGCCTCGCCGCCCATGCCGAGGCCCTGGACCTGCTGCCCGCGTCGGCGCCGGAACGCGGCCGGATCGCCGCCAACACCGGGGGCGCGCTGTGGCGCCGCTGGCGGCTGAACGGCGCGCGGGCGGACCTGGACGAGGCGATCGCCCTGCTGCGGGAGGCGGTCGACGCGACGCCCCCGGCGTCCCCGGACCGTCCGCTGCGGCTGAACAACCTCGGCTGCTTCCTGCGCGACCTGCACGGCCTCACCGGGACGGAGGACGACCGGCGGACCGCCGCGGCGGCGCTGGAGGAGGCGTGCCGGTCGGGGGCGGAACGCGGACCGCGCTGGGCCCTTGAGGCGGCGCGCAACTGGGGTAGCTGGGCCACGGCGCGCGGGGCGTGGCCGGAGGCGGCCGCCGCCTACCGATTCGGTCTCGACGCCCTGCGCACGGCGTATCGCGGCCAGGGGATGCGCCTGCACCGGGAGAGCTGGCTGAGGATCGCCGACCGGCTGCCCGCGGACGCGGCCGAGGCGTATCTGCGCGCTGGTGACGTCCCGGGTGCCGTACGGGCCCTGGAGGCGGGCCGGGCGGTGCTGCTCAGCGAGGCGCTGCTGACCGGGGACGCCGCTCTCGAACGGCTGGTGGCCGCAGGACATGGCGCGGTGGCCGACCGCTACCGCCGTCTCGTGGACCGGCTCGCCCGCCTGGAGAACCCGCGCGACGACACCCGTTCACACCCAGCCGGACGCCCACGGTGA
- a CDS encoding CHAT domain-containing protein yields MDRFEEIRAARRELDAVVDEIRQLDGFEDFLPEPTEEDVHRAAEEQPLVYLSAAERGGVALVVHDHDVRQVDLPALTAEAVRTRARAHDDAHQGYAADRAGRLTQWEKSLETTTKWLWDDLMGPVCDALRAFDGAVLVAGGLLGLLPLHAAWTEDAATPTGRRYALDDLVLSYVPNARSLTSARARAGGRVERLAVVVDPAGRSPLGSAEQEARAAAAGFPARTTVLRGPAAHAAAVRDALADADAAHFACHGQADLLTPLDSGLLLAGTDELRLRDLLALRLTLRLAVLSACESYLPGTVLPDEVVSLPGGLLQAGVAGVVAAMWSLPDVPAALLMTDFYRRWRTEDAHPATALRDAQTWLRDVPNGERFALLQQALVAGEPWLPDDETTEGLLLALEFQEDDERSFADLHSWAGFGHFGA; encoded by the coding sequence GTGGACCGCTTCGAGGAGATCCGCGCGGCCAGGCGCGAACTCGACGCCGTCGTGGACGAGATCCGGCAGCTCGACGGGTTCGAGGACTTCCTGCCCGAACCGACCGAGGAGGACGTCCACCGCGCCGCCGAGGAGCAGCCGCTGGTGTACCTCTCGGCGGCCGAACGCGGCGGAGTCGCGCTCGTCGTGCACGACCACGACGTACGCCAGGTGGACTTGCCCGCCCTGACCGCCGAGGCGGTGCGCACCCGTGCGCGCGCCCACGACGACGCCCACCAGGGGTATGCGGCCGACCGCGCCGGACGGCTGACGCAGTGGGAGAAGTCCCTGGAGACGACCACGAAGTGGCTGTGGGACGACCTCATGGGCCCGGTCTGCGACGCCCTGCGCGCCTTTGACGGCGCCGTCCTGGTGGCCGGAGGCCTGCTCGGGCTGCTGCCCCTGCACGCGGCCTGGACCGAGGACGCGGCGACACCCACCGGACGCCGGTACGCCCTCGACGACCTCGTCCTCAGCTATGTGCCCAACGCCCGCTCCCTGACCTCGGCCCGCGCACGGGCCGGGGGCCGCGTCGAGCGGCTGGCCGTCGTCGTGGACCCGGCCGGACGGTCGCCCCTGGGCTCGGCGGAGCAGGAGGCCCGCGCGGCGGCGGCCGGTTTCCCGGCCCGTACGACTGTGCTGCGCGGCCCGGCTGCCCACGCTGCCGCGGTCCGCGACGCCCTCGCCGACGCCGACGCCGCGCACTTCGCCTGTCACGGGCAGGCCGACCTGCTCACCCCGCTGGACAGCGGACTGCTGCTGGCCGGCACCGACGAACTGCGGCTGCGCGACCTGCTGGCGCTGCGGCTGACGCTTCGCCTGGCCGTCCTGTCCGCCTGCGAGTCGTATCTGCCGGGCACCGTCCTGCCGGACGAGGTGGTGTCGCTGCCCGGCGGACTGCTCCAGGCGGGCGTCGCCGGGGTGGTCGCCGCCATGTGGTCGCTGCCCGACGTACCGGCCGCGCTCCTCATGACCGACTTCTACCGGCGCTGGCGCACCGAGGATGCCCACCCGGCCACGGCGCTGCGCGACGCCCAGACCTGGCTGCGCGACGTACCCAACGGCGAACGGTTCGCCCTCCTCCAGCAGGCCCTCGTCGCCGGCGAGCCCTGGCTGCCGGACGACGAGACCACCGAGGGACTCCTGTTGGCACTGGAGTTCCAGGAGGACGACGAGCGCTCCTTCGCCGACCTCCACTCCTGGGCCGGCTTCGGCCACTTCGGGGCGTGA
- a CDS encoding MBL fold metallo-hydrolase encodes MIRVEALPAQEGDCLWVEWTYEGRTRRMLVDGGRAGRRGRLPEGLAARFRRQPVAERAFDLVVCTHLDADHIGGLIPLFRDPPEGFTADEVWFNGDRQILGDVLSHVQADTFSRLLVDQPWNTRFNGRAVAVPVGGALPEFDVRGLRLTLLSPQRGALLDLSRDWTRWVEETERERLAPETAAPPDVLRGGGAGVAWEELALGPYARDESVPNRSSIAFLAEYDGARVLFGADAHAETLCDGLRRLDDTPWGRPYRVDLCKVPHHGSSRNLSPELLARLDCRHWLFSTSGARFGPPRPAGHSPDRAAVRRPRAVVQLPLTQHHRVRLPRARRRAGIPGRPPARGPAGRRRDGDTRPGDPHAHRSGEGTVNPDPALVELIDLWYELPVLVGEGWPELRPRLLTAVEELATAPPMEYERRALVLLRLLLGHAEVRKRLAPALIGKTIPTDRAADTEEGTGSRPARRLALRAGVLLPDDPPGPSGRWINAVAEPGDPGVPGAWVLAFDLADTPRDTAVAAPLGHLDEPDAWPVSLTVRVYSADAVVEPLSDTLTVPREGPSPDRARFRVTPLTAGTPQFHAVFLHGNTYVHSMLVNASEWAVRTSARGLSRTAVGRERDRGLSVHLWPAPDGHSYEIVVSGGIGHAYRAHLRKKDVDLDAVARDAREPLRMLATEWGPLAEGGAVTGLELSPDAYERYTTQLAEAGCRMFRALFFDRADAQLQAVGRKIQDYLAESAPRSVQFVTEQPLLPWHLMCPVEDIREADFRHILGLRHQVDCIPLCADAGGGVTEVAIDTRPGLGVTLGLNRSIDRDGERDLVRGQETYWRGYLDRGLTRLAVHDQQNTVLKALRGDGDPAEILYLYCHAVAHDPEDGGPASARLAVEDAHGGIPLRTLHDYGGALPGLPIVVLNACGTAFTSPSSTTSFLTYFLERSRGVLGTEADTPAPFAAAWATAFFDRFLSGEPMGEAVRATREHFAVGHRNPLGLLYALYCNGDTVLHPALATA; translated from the coding sequence GTGATCAGAGTCGAAGCACTGCCGGCCCAAGAGGGCGACTGCCTCTGGGTGGAGTGGACGTACGAAGGACGCACCCGCCGCATGCTCGTCGACGGCGGGCGGGCCGGCCGACGCGGCCGGCTGCCCGAGGGCCTCGCCGCCCGGTTCCGCAGACAGCCGGTCGCCGAGCGCGCCTTCGACCTCGTTGTTTGCACCCATCTCGACGCCGACCACATCGGCGGCCTGATACCCCTGTTCCGCGATCCGCCGGAGGGCTTCACCGCGGACGAGGTGTGGTTCAACGGCGACCGCCAGATCCTCGGCGACGTCCTCAGCCACGTCCAGGCCGACACCTTCTCCCGGCTGCTGGTGGACCAGCCCTGGAACACGAGGTTCAACGGGCGCGCCGTCGCCGTCCCGGTCGGCGGGGCGCTGCCCGAATTCGACGTCCGGGGGCTGCGGCTGACCCTGCTGTCCCCGCAGCGGGGCGCTCTGCTGGACCTGAGCCGGGACTGGACGCGCTGGGTGGAGGAGACCGAACGCGAACGACTCGCCCCCGAGACCGCCGCGCCCCCGGACGTCCTGCGCGGCGGCGGCGCCGGTGTGGCCTGGGAGGAGCTGGCGCTGGGCCCCTACGCCCGCGACGAGTCCGTGCCGAACCGGTCGAGCATCGCCTTCCTCGCCGAGTACGACGGCGCCCGTGTGCTGTTCGGCGCCGACGCGCACGCCGAGACCCTGTGCGACGGTCTGCGCCGCCTGGACGACACCCCTTGGGGACGGCCGTACCGGGTGGACCTGTGCAAGGTGCCGCACCACGGCAGCAGCCGTAACCTCAGCCCGGAACTCCTCGCCCGACTGGACTGCCGTCACTGGCTGTTCTCCACCAGCGGCGCCCGCTTCGGGCCACCCCGACCGGCGGGCCATAGCCCGGATCGCGCGGCGGTACGAAGACCCCGTGCTGTGGTTCAACTACCGCTCACTCAGCACCACCGAGTACGCCTGCCCCGAGCTCGCCGCCGAGCGGGGATTCCGGGCCGTCCACCCGCCCGAGGACCGGCCGGGCGCCGACGTGACGGTGACACCCGGCCGGGTGACCCGCACGCACACCGATCCGGAGAGGGCACAGTGAACCCCGATCCCGCTCTCGTCGAACTCATCGACCTCTGGTACGAGTTGCCGGTCCTGGTGGGCGAGGGCTGGCCCGAACTGCGCCCTCGGCTGCTGACCGCCGTGGAGGAACTGGCGACGGCACCGCCGATGGAGTACGAGCGCCGCGCCCTGGTTCTGTTGCGGCTGCTGCTCGGCCACGCCGAGGTAAGGAAGCGGCTCGCCCCGGCCCTGATCGGCAAGACCATCCCCACCGACCGCGCGGCGGACACGGAGGAGGGGACCGGCAGCCGCCCCGCCCGACGACTCGCCCTGCGGGCGGGCGTCCTGCTGCCGGACGACCCGCCTGGCCCGTCCGGCCGGTGGATCAACGCCGTGGCCGAGCCCGGCGACCCGGGTGTGCCGGGCGCGTGGGTGCTGGCCTTCGACCTCGCCGACACCCCGCGGGACACGGCCGTCGCGGCGCCCCTCGGGCATCTGGACGAGCCGGACGCCTGGCCCGTGTCCCTGACCGTACGGGTCTACAGCGCCGACGCCGTGGTGGAGCCCCTCTCCGACACGCTCACCGTGCCCCGCGAGGGCCCCTCGCCCGACCGCGCCCGCTTCCGGGTGACACCGCTCACGGCCGGCACTCCCCAGTTCCACGCGGTGTTCCTCCACGGCAACACCTATGTGCACTCGATGCTCGTCAACGCGAGCGAGTGGGCGGTGCGCACGAGCGCTCGCGGCCTGTCCCGGACCGCGGTGGGCAGGGAGCGGGACCGCGGGCTGTCCGTGCACCTGTGGCCGGCCCCCGACGGCCACAGTTACGAGATCGTCGTTTCCGGCGGCATCGGCCACGCGTACCGGGCACACCTGCGCAAGAAGGACGTCGACCTCGACGCCGTGGCCCGCGACGCCCGTGAACCCCTGCGCATGCTGGCCACCGAGTGGGGACCGCTCGCCGAGGGCGGCGCGGTGACCGGGCTCGAACTCTCACCGGACGCCTACGAGAGGTACACCACGCAGCTCGCCGAGGCCGGCTGCCGCATGTTCCGCGCGCTGTTCTTCGACCGTGCGGACGCCCAACTGCAGGCCGTGGGGCGGAAGATCCAGGACTACCTCGCCGAGTCCGCGCCGCGCAGCGTGCAGTTCGTCACTGAGCAGCCCCTGCTGCCCTGGCATCTCATGTGCCCCGTCGAGGACATACGCGAAGCCGACTTCCGCCACATCCTGGGCCTGCGCCATCAGGTCGACTGCATTCCCCTCTGCGCCGACGCGGGCGGCGGCGTCACGGAGGTGGCCATCGACACCCGGCCGGGCCTCGGCGTCACGCTCGGTCTCAACCGGAGCATCGACCGGGACGGCGAACGCGATCTGGTGCGGGGACAGGAGACGTACTGGCGCGGCTACCTGGACCGGGGGCTGACCCGCCTCGCCGTCCACGACCAGCAGAACACCGTCCTGAAGGCCCTGCGCGGTGACGGAGACCCCGCCGAGATCCTCTACCTCTACTGCCATGCCGTCGCCCACGACCCCGAGGACGGCGGACCGGCCTCCGCCAGGCTCGCCGTGGAGGACGCCCACGGCGGCATCCCCCTGCGCACCCTCCACGACTACGGCGGTGCGCTGCCCGGGCTGCCCATCGTCGTGCTGAACGCGTGCGGTACCGCCTTCACCTCGCCGTCGTCCACGACGAGTTTCCTCACCTATTTCCTCGAACGTTCCCGGGGCGTGCTCGGCACCGAGGCGGACACACCCGCACCGTTCGCCGCGGCCTGGGCGACCGCCTTCTTCGACCGGTTCCTGTCCGGCGAGCCGATGGGCGAGGCGGTCCGTGCCACCCGGGAGCACTTCGCCGTCGGCCACCGCAATCCGCTCGGCCTGCTCTACGCCCTGTACTGCAACGGCGACACGGTCCTGCACCCCGCCCTCGCCACCGCCTGA